The following is a genomic window from Nitrospira sp..
TTGAGCCCTTCCCGCGTTCGATAATCAGCGGAGTTTCCTGTTCCCATTCCTGCATCTGGGTGAAGGGGTGCCACAGATATTGCCGATCCCATTGTGCCAGGGATTTCGTCCGGGGATTTTTCTTGTTCATGTTGCGCGAGCCCGAGGCTGATACGACAGGAGGCCGATGGCCGAAGTCATCGAAATCGTGAGATGCGAGGCGGATTATACGGGCAGGTCTTCGCTTTGACAACCCGTCGGGCAGTTACTATAATGAGCTGATTTTTGCTGAAAAGAGTCAGGATTTGCAAAGCCTTATACGAAACTTCTCAATCATCGCCCATATCGATCACGGCAAATCGACCCTCGCTGACAGGCTCCTAGATGCGACCGGCGCAGTGACCGCCCGAGAGGCCAAGGAGCAGATCCTTGATGCCATGGATCTTGAGCGGGAGCGCGGCATTACCATCAAGGCGCATGCGGTGGCCATCCGGTACAAGGCCAAGGATGGGAAGACGTATGATTTGCATTTAATCGACACGCCGGGCCACGTCGACTTCACCTATGAAGTCTCGCGCAGTCTGGCGGCCTGCGAAGGCGCGCTGTTGCTGGTCGATGCCACGCAGGGCGTGCAGGCGCAGACCATCGCCAACGTGAATCTGGCCATGGCCAATAACCTGACCATTATTCCCGTCATCAATAAAATCGATTTGGCGAGCGCGGACGTCGAAGGGACCAAGAATTCCATTTCGGAAGTCTTGCAGCTGGACGCCACCAATGCGATGCCGATCAGCGCCAAAGAGGGCAAGGGGGTGCCGGAAGTCCTCGAAGCGATCATCGAGCGGATACCGCCGCCATCGGGAGATCCTGCGGCTCCGTTGAAAGCGCTCATCTTCGATTCCTGGTTCGATAACTATCAAGGCGTCATCGTGCTCATCCGCGTCGTCGACGGCGAAGTCCGGCCCGGCATGAAGATCAAAGTGATGTCCAACGACCGGGTATTCGAAGTGATGGAAGTCGGCAAGTTCATGCCGAAACGGGGAAAGACGACGCAGTTGTTGACGGGCGAGGCCGGCTATCTCTGCGCGAATATGCGCGAAGTGGCGGACGTGAAGATCGGCGATACGCTGACCGACGCGGTGCGTCCGACGAGCACGCCGTTCCCCGGCTACAAGGAAGTGAAGCCGCTGGTTTTCTGCGGGCTCTATTCGACCGACACGGCGAAGTATGAAGATTTGCGGGATGCGCTGGTAAAGCTCCGGTTGAACGACTCGTCGTTTGCCTATGAGCCGGAGACGTCGCTGGCCTTGGGGTTCGGTTTTCGATGCGGCTTTCTTGGCTTGCTGCACATGGAAATCATTCAAGAGCGCCTGGAGCGGGAATACGGGCTTACGCTGATTACGACCGCGCCTACCGTGGTCTATCGTGTGCTGACGACCAAAGGCGATGTCTTGGAAATCGACAATCCCGCCGAGCTGCCGGAGCCCAGCAGCATCGAGTCGTTCGAGGAGCCGTTCATTCTCACCACCGTGATTACCCCCGAGCGCTACATGGGGGCGATCCTCAAGCTGTGCCAGGAGCGGCGGGGCATTCAACGGGATATTCACTTCCTCGATCCGACGCGC
Proteins encoded in this region:
- a CDS encoding GTP-binding membrane protein (Evidence 2a : Function from experimental evidences in other organisms; PubMedId 2999765; Product type f : factor; MaGe:77310453) encodes the protein MQSLIRNFSIIAHIDHGKSTLADRLLDATGAVTAREAKEQILDAMDLERERGITIKAHAVAIRYKAKDGKTYDLHLIDTPGHVDFTYEVSRSLAACEGALLLVDATQGVQAQTIANVNLAMANNLTIIPVINKIDLASADVEGTKNSISEVLQLDATNAMPISAKEGKGVPEVLEAIIERIPPPSGDPAAPLKALIFDSWFDNYQGVIVLIRVVDGEVRPGMKIKVMSNDRVFEVMEVGKFMPKRGKTTQLLTGEAGYLCANMREVADVKIGDTLTDAVRPTSTPFPGYKEVKPLVFCGLYSTDTAKYEDLRDALVKLRLNDSSFAYEPETSLALGFGFRCGFLGLLHMEIIQERLEREYGLTLITTAPTVVYRVLTTKGDVLEIDNPAELPEPSSIESFEEPFILTTVITPERYMGAILKLCQERRGIQRDIHFLDPTRVVISYEMPLNEVILDFYDKLKSRTQGYASLDYELLGYRESDLVKLDILLNGEAVDALSFITHRDRSIYRGRQMAEKMKELIPRQMFEIAIQAAIGTKIIARETIGAMKKNVIAKCYGGDISRKRKLLEKQKEGKKRMKSVGSVEVPQEAFLALLKVGDE